In the genome of Croceimicrobium hydrocarbonivorans, one region contains:
- a CDS encoding rhomboid family intramembrane serine protease, giving the protein MLRFNLLPDVIKNLIILNGLFYLGTVVIESTTNFPVTNYLALHYPLSPDFQPFQFVTSIFMHGGLTHLFFNMFALYMFGSALEQIWGGPRFLLYYLLTGIGASFFNLGVEYWQYTSATAELSNSTIELILRGDIDALSLITNESMADISKAFGVIHGSTIGASGAVFGILLAFGMVLPNQPIYFIFFPAPIKAKYLVIGYGLLELSRGLQYNPADNIAHFAHLGGMVIGFLILQYWKKKNGTLMR; this is encoded by the coding sequence ATGCTGCGTTTTAACCTTTTGCCAGATGTAATCAAGAATTTGATCATCTTAAATGGCCTTTTTTACTTAGGTACAGTGGTTATAGAAAGTACAACCAACTTTCCTGTAACCAACTATTTAGCCTTACATTATCCTTTATCTCCCGATTTTCAACCCTTCCAGTTTGTAACCAGTATTTTCATGCATGGTGGTCTTACCCACTTATTCTTCAACATGTTTGCACTATACATGTTTGGAAGTGCGCTGGAGCAAATTTGGGGTGGACCACGCTTTCTACTTTATTACCTTTTAACCGGGATAGGTGCATCCTTTTTTAATTTGGGAGTTGAATATTGGCAGTATACTTCCGCCACCGCCGAACTTTCAAATTCCACAATTGAATTAATCCTCCGCGGAGACATTGATGCTCTTTCCTTAATCACAAATGAAAGTATGGCTGATATCTCCAAAGCCTTTGGGGTAATACACGGCTCTACAATTGGCGCTTCTGGAGCGGTCTTCGGAATACTCTTAGCTTTTGGGATGGTGCTTCCCAATCAGCCTATCTATTTCATTTTCTTCCCCGCTCCCATTAAAGCAAAATATTTGGTGATCGGTTATGGCCTTTTAGAATTAAGCCGAGGCCTTCAATACAATCCTGCCGATAATATTGCACACTTTGCTCATTTGGGCGGGATGGTAATTGGTTTCCTAATTTTGCAATACTGGAAAAAGAAAAACGGTACCTTAATGAGATGA
- a CDS encoding rhomboid family intramembrane serine protease — protein sequence MNSAWDQIKYQYRSGGALNQLIMINLAVFILYLILNVLSFLFQINISGLFISFMALPSDLGTLATRPWTLITYMFLHQGFWHIFSNLIWLYLFGRIFLEYFGGRRLIATYLLGGLIGGAFYVLSYNIFPVFAQAVAESTNRGASAGVMAVVFGIAIYNPRYPIRILILSIPLWGVAAFALLMDLIALGEGNNAGGHLAHIAGAAFGYFMAKSYGSGRDLTAGLSSLLDRLANLFKPKPKLRKVYSKGNSKSTSSPKSSGKRGDEERLNHILEKINRSGYDSLSKDEKDHLFKFGKD from the coding sequence ATGAATTCAGCCTGGGATCAAATAAAATATCAATACCGAAGTGGCGGCGCATTAAACCAATTGATCATGATCAATTTAGCGGTATTTATCCTCTATTTGATCCTCAATGTTTTAAGCTTCCTATTTCAGATTAATATCTCCGGGCTTTTTATCAGCTTCATGGCCTTGCCCTCTGATTTGGGTACCCTCGCCACCCGCCCCTGGACCTTGATCACCTATATGTTCCTGCATCAGGGTTTCTGGCATATCTTCTCTAACCTTATCTGGCTTTACCTCTTTGGTCGCATCTTTCTCGAATACTTTGGCGGCCGACGATTAATTGCCACCTATTTATTAGGAGGCCTTATTGGTGGTGCTTTTTATGTACTCAGCTACAATATCTTCCCGGTATTCGCTCAGGCTGTAGCCGAGAGTACCAACCGTGGTGCCTCCGCCGGTGTAATGGCGGTGGTTTTTGGAATTGCCATTTACAATCCTCGTTACCCCATCCGTATTCTAATCTTAAGTATTCCCTTATGGGGAGTGGCGGCCTTTGCCCTGCTTATGGATCTGATTGCTTTAGGTGAAGGCAATAATGCCGGAGGACATTTAGCTCATATTGCCGGTGCGGCCTTTGGTTATTTTATGGCCAAATCCTATGGTAGCGGTCGCGACCTTACCGCTGGTTTATCCAGCCTTTTGGATCGACTGGCGAACCTTTTTAAACCCAAACCCAAGCTTCGTAAAGTATACTCTAAAGGAAACAGTAAAAGCACTTCGTCCCCAAAATCTTCCGGGAAACGGGGTGATGAAGAGAGGCTCAACCATATTTTGGAAAAGATTAACCGAAGTGGTTACGATAGCCTGAGTAAGGACGAAAAAGATCATCTCTTCAAATTCGGAAAGGATTAA
- a CDS encoding endonuclease/exonuclease/phosphatase family protein, translating to MAAKRKNFFDGFLYVLNTIAAFALLCSYLSNYISPRVFTWFSFLGLAYPYLLVANILFAIWWALRLKTKIILPIVAIAVGYKQIPLVYQFGGSKQVVASGEALKVMTFNVHNLNRFQWLPEEDIPRRIEQLIEDEQPDIVLMQEYYRLENPLNPDMPYVYFEFQDKVGKTGQVIYSRLPILDKGFYPLPAPEGAIAKGKALWVDVEWQGRRLRVYNLHLYSVGLAGDDYENLGQQSEESNEEFQKRMYRIGGSLNRAFERRAYQVEFLDSVFQAHEGPIIVGGDFNDPPSSYTFHKLHEHLQDSYVSAGEGWVRTFNRGPLPFRIDHILYRDKDLRCHSYKVYQQKLSDHYPVEAEFSWR from the coding sequence ATGGCTGCAAAACGTAAGAACTTCTTTGACGGATTTCTTTATGTACTCAATACCATCGCAGCCTTTGCGCTGCTTTGCTCCTATCTGAGCAATTATATCAGTCCACGAGTTTTCACCTGGTTTTCCTTCTTAGGCCTGGCTTATCCCTATTTATTGGTGGCCAATATTCTCTTTGCCATTTGGTGGGCCCTGCGCCTAAAAACTAAAATTATTCTTCCCATTGTGGCCATTGCCGTGGGCTACAAACAAATTCCATTGGTTTATCAATTTGGAGGCAGTAAGCAAGTGGTGGCCTCTGGAGAAGCCTTAAAGGTGATGACCTTTAATGTGCATAATCTCAACCGCTTTCAATGGCTTCCTGAAGAAGACATTCCTCGACGCATTGAGCAATTAATAGAAGATGAGCAGCCAGACATTGTGCTGATGCAAGAATACTACCGTCTGGAAAATCCTTTAAATCCGGATATGCCCTATGTTTATTTTGAGTTTCAAGATAAGGTGGGGAAAACCGGGCAGGTAATCTATTCTCGTCTTCCCATCCTGGATAAAGGTTTTTATCCCCTCCCGGCTCCCGAAGGCGCTATAGCAAAAGGCAAGGCCCTCTGGGTGGATGTAGAATGGCAAGGACGCAGATTAAGGGTCTATAACTTGCACCTTTATTCGGTTGGCCTGGCTGGTGATGATTATGAAAACCTGGGGCAGCAAAGTGAAGAAAGCAATGAGGAGTTTCAAAAACGCATGTATCGTATCGGCGGAAGCCTAAACCGTGCTTTCGAACGACGCGCCTATCAAGTTGAGTTTTTAGATTCCGTTTTCCAAGCTCATGAAGGTCCTATAATTGTGGGTGGCGATTTTAATGATCCTCCCAGTTCCTATACTTTCCACAAATTACACGAGCATCTTCAAGATTCCTATGTAAGCGCTGGTGAAGGATGGGTGCGCACCTTTAATCGCGGTCCTTTACCCTTTAGAATAGACCATATTTTGTATCGAGATAAAGATCTGCGCTGCCATTCCTATAAGGTATACCAGCAAAAGCTTAGCGACCATTATCCGGTGGAAGCTGAATTTAGTTGGCGCTAA
- a CDS encoding peroxiredoxin, which translates to MGVLVGKKAPSFKAAAVINGEEIIEDFSLDQYKGKNYVILFFYPKDFTFVCPTELHAFQARLEDFKKLGVEVVAVSTDTEQSHWGWLQLSKDHGGIQGVTYPVVADTNKTISANYDVLAGNYYYDENDEMQAEGEMVAYRGLFLIDKEGTVRHQVVNDMPLGRSVDEAMRMVKALQFFEDKGEVCPANWDEGKEGMKDTHEGVADYLSKN; encoded by the coding sequence ATGGGAGTATTAGTAGGCAAGAAAGCCCCATCTTTTAAAGCCGCAGCTGTAATCAATGGCGAGGAGATCATCGAAGATTTCAGCCTCGACCAATACAAAGGCAAGAACTATGTAATCTTGTTCTTCTATCCTAAAGACTTCACCTTTGTTTGTCCTACCGAATTACATGCTTTCCAGGCTCGTTTGGAGGATTTCAAAAAATTAGGTGTTGAAGTGGTTGCCGTTTCTACCGATACTGAGCAGTCTCACTGGGGTTGGTTACAGCTTTCTAAAGATCACGGTGGTATCCAAGGAGTTACTTATCCAGTAGTAGCCGATACCAACAAAACTATTTCGGCTAACTACGATGTATTAGCTGGAAACTATTACTACGATGAGAATGATGAGATGCAAGCCGAAGGCGAAATGGTTGCATACCGTGGTTTGTTCTTAATCGACAAAGAAGGTACCGTTCGTCATCAAGTAGTAAATGATATGCCATTAGGCCGTAGTGTAGATGAAGCTATGCGTATGGTTAAAGCTTTACAATTCTTCGAAGACAAAGGAGAAGTTTGTCCTGCTAACTGGGATGAAGGTAAAGAAGGTATGAAAGACACTCACGAAGGAGTAGCTGATTACTTGAGCAAAAACTAA
- a CDS encoding ZIP family metal transporter — MSTVLLGALLGRWLRKSSKLSIKFLLIFSGAYLLGIGVFHLLPEVYEEHSHHYGLVIMAGFFTQLLLEGMSKGLEHGHSHSELFQNKGLPMGVMLGLFLHALIESIPIGSHMNDLSRDALFWGLIVHKLPVSIILYNMLCEFSGKWYIVGLWLLSFALMAPLGVIIGDFFPLFAEHSAEMTAYVFGIFLHISTTILFEGNQSHRFNFLKYGVILLALGIAWLSVSH; from the coding sequence ATGTCTACGGTCCTGCTAGGGGCCCTTTTAGGACGATGGCTGCGTAAATCCAGCAAATTGTCTATCAAGTTTCTTTTAATATTCAGTGGAGCCTATCTCTTAGGAATTGGTGTTTTTCACCTTTTACCTGAAGTTTATGAAGAGCACAGTCACCATTATGGTTTAGTGATAATGGCGGGCTTTTTTACTCAGCTCTTACTTGAGGGCATGAGTAAAGGCCTGGAGCATGGGCATAGCCACAGTGAGCTTTTTCAGAATAAAGGTTTACCGATGGGCGTAATGCTGGGCTTGTTTTTACATGCCTTAATTGAGAGTATTCCCATTGGCAGTCATATGAATGATTTAAGTCGGGATGCCCTTTTTTGGGGACTGATTGTACATAAGCTTCCCGTGAGCATAATTCTCTACAATATGCTCTGTGAGTTTAGTGGCAAATGGTATATCGTAGGACTTTGGTTGCTGAGCTTTGCTTTGATGGCTCCATTGGGGGTGATCATCGGCGATTTCTTCCCCTTATTTGCTGAGCATAGCGCTGAAATGACCGCCTATGTATTCGGGATTTTCCTACATATCAGTACCACGATTCTTTTCGAAGGAAACCAGTCGCATCGTTTTAATTTCCTGAAGTATGGCGTAATTTTGTTGGCCCTTGGAATTGCCTGGTTATCCGTTTCACATTAG
- a CDS encoding SAM-dependent methyltransferase, which translates to MSKQTPNSWYEQWFNTRFYHMLYQHRDEQEAQDFIDILFSRLQPQSDWHILDLACGRGRHARYIHQKGMEVTGLDLADANIEFAAQYLEDKLHFQVADMRQDLGTKRFDLILNLFTSFGYFDQWEENLKAMQRIKQALKPGALLLIDFLNVEKVCEDLIPSEQRNIEGHEFQIERRIEGGKIVKEIFLKEPDGKKHRFKEEVWALSLQEFQALFRESGLQILDIFGSYNLANFEARQSERLILLAQA; encoded by the coding sequence ATGAGCAAGCAAACACCAAATTCCTGGTATGAACAGTGGTTCAATACCCGCTTTTATCATATGCTGTATCAGCATCGTGATGAGCAAGAAGCCCAGGATTTTATTGATATTCTTTTTAGCCGACTGCAACCTCAAAGCGATTGGCATATTTTAGACTTGGCCTGTGGCCGAGGTCGCCATGCCCGCTACATTCATCAAAAGGGAATGGAGGTAACTGGATTAGATTTAGCCGATGCCAATATTGAGTTTGCCGCTCAATATCTGGAGGATAAGCTACATTTTCAGGTGGCCGATATGCGACAGGATTTAGGAACTAAGCGTTTCGACCTTATCCTAAACCTTTTTACCAGCTTTGGTTATTTTGATCAGTGGGAAGAGAACCTGAAAGCCATGCAAAGGATCAAGCAGGCTTTGAAGCCCGGCGCTTTATTGCTAATCGATTTCTTAAATGTGGAAAAGGTTTGTGAAGACCTAATTCCCTCCGAGCAAAGGAATATTGAAGGACATGAGTTTCAGATCGAAAGAAGAATTGAAGGAGGTAAAATTGTGAAGGAGATCTTTTTAAAGGAGCCGGATGGCAAGAAACATCGTTTTAAGGAAGAGGTTTGGGCCTTGTCTTTACAAGAGTTTCAGGCGCTTTTCCGCGAAAGCGGCCTCCAAATACTCGATATTTTTGGTTCTTATAATTTGGCGAACTTTGAAGCCCGACAATCGGAGCGTTTAATATTGCTGGCGCAAGCATGA
- a CDS encoding sulfite exporter TauE/SafE family protein produces MNEWWYYPLLFGGGFLAGIINTLAGNGSAITLSLLILSGMPANVANGTNRIGALVQTITAVLSLRRSPRTLFLFKDSAWFLVPAVIGSVLGAFLAVDVDPVVLKRIIGLIMLLLLGTMVYKPGKWARPTDTSKSHKTVLNWILIFAVAVYGGFLQMGIGIMLLSLLVLVAHYSLRDANIIKLVLAFLFVLPAFVVFVWNGHLEWVPGLLLAVGQGLGAWIGARYILFLPKANAIVRYTLIVILIISSVSLLGIVDAIRSLF; encoded by the coding sequence ATGAATGAGTGGTGGTACTATCCTCTATTATTTGGTGGTGGCTTTTTAGCCGGAATTATCAATACTCTGGCCGGAAATGGCTCTGCGATTACCCTGAGTTTACTGATTTTAAGTGGGATGCCAGCGAATGTGGCCAATGGTACCAATCGGATTGGAGCGTTGGTTCAAACCATTACGGCGGTGCTGAGTTTACGTCGTTCGCCGCGAACACTTTTTCTTTTTAAGGATAGCGCCTGGTTTTTAGTGCCAGCTGTTATTGGCTCGGTGCTCGGTGCCTTTTTAGCGGTAGATGTAGATCCGGTAGTGCTTAAGCGCATCATCGGTTTAATTATGCTCCTGCTTTTGGGGACAATGGTTTATAAGCCCGGAAAATGGGCTCGGCCCACCGATACCAGTAAATCACATAAAACCGTATTGAACTGGATTTTGATTTTTGCGGTAGCGGTTTACGGTGGCTTCTTGCAAATGGGTATTGGGATAATGCTCTTATCACTCTTGGTTTTGGTTGCGCATTACAGCTTGAGAGACGCCAATATTATTAAGCTGGTTTTAGCCTTTTTATTTGTCCTTCCGGCCTTCGTGGTTTTTGTATGGAACGGTCATTTAGAGTGGGTGCCAGGCTTGCTCTTAGCAGTAGGTCAGGGCTTAGGAGCCTGGATCGGGGCGCGCTATATCTTATTCCTTCCGAAAGCCAATGCCATTGTGCGCTATACTCTAATTGTGATCTTGATAATATCTTCTGTTTCTTTGCTGGGTATTGTGGACGCTATCCGCAGTCTCTTTTAA
- a CDS encoding winged helix-turn-helix domain-containing protein — protein sequence MQLRLFHTILGLFFSILLSAKGEAAHYQVAVRQMGHHILSDFGDINSRVMPVEQEGDLFILKFEKPFSFEPLRLVDRIEETVIQAKLSEYYQVALINEATGEVVYSFEHSPDSLSNIIPCLGRDQPTAKYRLQIRFPDFQEEESAEFPLWLMAIFIVGPIVLLLMYPRKKNIEAEPLSEDSIQLGAYTYSPTKAQLSFKDQKQELTGKEGELLLRLYQDINQTVKREDLLEAVWGDEGDYVGRTLDVFISRLRKKLEEDPSVKIVNIRGVGYKLIS from the coding sequence ATGCAATTGCGCTTGTTTCATACTATTCTGGGATTGTTTTTTTCCATTTTGCTTTCAGCGAAAGGGGAGGCCGCACATTATCAGGTGGCCGTTCGGCAGATGGGGCATCATATCCTCAGTGATTTTGGAGATATCAATTCGCGGGTGATGCCTGTGGAGCAAGAAGGTGACCTATTCATTTTAAAATTTGAGAAGCCCTTTTCATTTGAACCTCTGCGCTTGGTAGATCGCATCGAAGAAACTGTAATCCAAGCCAAGCTTTCGGAATATTATCAGGTGGCGCTTATCAATGAAGCTACTGGGGAGGTAGTTTACAGTTTTGAGCACAGCCCTGACAGTCTTTCGAATATCATTCCTTGTTTAGGTAGAGATCAACCCACAGCAAAGTACCGACTACAGATTCGCTTTCCGGATTTTCAAGAAGAGGAATCGGCTGAATTCCCCCTTTGGTTAATGGCGATTTTTATAGTGGGACCCATTGTCTTATTGCTAATGTATCCGCGTAAGAAGAATATAGAAGCCGAACCCCTATCGGAAGATAGCATTCAGTTGGGAGCTTATACTTATTCGCCTACTAAAGCCCAGCTTAGTTTTAAGGATCAAAAGCAAGAATTAACCGGCAAGGAAGGAGAATTGCTTTTGCGTTTGTATCAGGATATTAATCAAACCGTAAAGCGGGAAGACTTGCTGGAAGCAGTATGGGGAGATGAAGGCGATTATGTGGGGCGTACTTTGGATGTGTTCATTTCGCGCCTGCGTAAGAAGCTGGAAGAGGACCCCTCAGTGAAGATTGTAAATATTCGAGGGGTCGGTTATAAATTGATATCCTGA
- a CDS encoding WG repeat-containing protein gives MTHRTFFLGLIAFSLQAQSQSSALRGMENLEGYKLIRILDSGYYSTSQLAVLEKSRHHQSIFHLDWEIDYDQSGMDSSSLIACRPAIKNAYRKIDPFKVVDQDLYARIDDLMGQELETALVHSKRKRGILYRYGNSEEWAYVDAKDLFREIDWEYQSGTLVAVSQGDKWGWYDWYRQVQVVELNYEHPSELPCTLDKSDLQNQSLFLLQDFNQANSEWRIDCIQMDYINGDGVFIGRSAESGLWGMFQGWDSQYQTLIPQAYDSLRFFPWNGDYTAVFKNAKVGFYLSSWSGMEEGKQSIPCEYDDYQRATKEDGTPVLAVQKNGKWAWIDWQNGELKTELKYDSFEALPYPYYQQ, from the coding sequence ATGACCCACCGAACATTCTTTTTAGGACTAATCGCCTTTAGCCTGCAGGCTCAATCCCAAAGCTCAGCTTTAAGAGGGATGGAAAATTTAGAAGGTTATAAACTCATTCGAATTCTGGATAGTGGATATTACAGCACATCTCAATTAGCAGTACTTGAAAAGTCCAGGCACCATCAAAGCATTTTTCACCTCGACTGGGAAATCGACTATGATCAATCCGGAATGGACAGTAGCTCTTTGATTGCTTGTCGTCCGGCAATTAAAAATGCCTATCGAAAAATTGATCCCTTTAAAGTAGTAGATCAAGACCTATATGCCAGAATTGATGACTTGATGGGACAAGAATTGGAAACGGCCTTGGTACACTCCAAACGCAAAAGGGGAATCCTCTATCGCTATGGCAATAGTGAAGAATGGGCCTATGTAGACGCCAAAGACCTGTTTCGGGAAATTGATTGGGAGTATCAAAGCGGCACTCTCGTTGCGGTTTCGCAAGGCGATAAATGGGGCTGGTACGACTGGTATCGACAGGTTCAAGTGGTGGAACTGAATTATGAGCATCCTTCGGAATTGCCCTGTACCTTGGATAAATCTGATCTTCAAAATCAAAGTTTGTTTCTGTTGCAGGATTTCAATCAGGCCAATAGCGAATGGCGCATTGACTGCATCCAAATGGACTATATCAATGGCGATGGAGTATTTATCGGTCGCTCTGCCGAAAGCGGATTATGGGGCATGTTCCAAGGCTGGGATTCTCAATATCAAACGTTGATTCCTCAAGCCTATGACTCCTTACGCTTCTTTCCCTGGAATGGTGACTATACCGCTGTTTTCAAAAATGCCAAGGTGGGCTTTTACCTTTCATCTTGGTCGGGCATGGAGGAAGGAAAACAAAGCATCCCCTGCGAATACGACGACTATCAACGAGCTACTAAAGAAGACGGAACTCCAGTTTTGGCGGTTCAGAAAAATGGTAAATGGGCCTGGATCGATTGGCAAAATGGAGAGCTAAAAACCGAACTTAAATACGATTCCTTCGAGGCTTTGCCCTATCCCTATTACCAGCAGTAA
- a CDS encoding outer membrane beta-barrel protein, producing MRLALLFLVLPFFSWSQTEYIGYEDYRLQQMLEESIETGDSLNARKTMRYIEFTRQLDELEFAFQQSFKSPGTQADLKPEIEKRLEALSKLNLAGQAYRFHLEEANESTAQDSLNSYFNYLEQLGLSNYFLNLFDDLESESNSEMQMEEREDTDDQLSAVWEQQSFGRYSDQSRFDYRFQLGMVYNYFHFSDTSQFPPEIDVQWSKKGSTALVLYIGASYKINSKVSVFSELGYSSSQLEYQSEFTDPWLGETFINGNEYSFSQLDLIFGAQYRLADKWQLALGLAPSFTLKSESINFQENLDGSRNYGSLQDLKESEWFRSTQFRMLFEVAYLWRYIEVSDYPILISPYFRPMLSASSYRRSDVSIGPNWERFSISQFQLGVRISY from the coding sequence ATGCGTCTAGCCCTACTCTTTTTAGTACTTCCTTTCTTCTCATGGTCACAAACCGAATACATTGGCTATGAAGATTACCGCCTTCAGCAAATGTTAGAGGAAAGCATAGAAACTGGCGATAGCCTCAATGCGCGTAAAACCATGCGCTATATTGAGTTTACCCGTCAATTAGACGAGCTGGAATTTGCTTTCCAACAAAGTTTCAAATCTCCGGGTACCCAAGCTGACTTGAAACCCGAAATTGAAAAGCGACTGGAAGCTCTTTCAAAACTGAATCTCGCCGGTCAGGCCTATCGATTTCACCTAGAAGAAGCTAATGAGAGTACGGCCCAGGATTCTCTCAATAGCTATTTCAATTATTTGGAGCAATTAGGGCTTTCCAACTATTTCTTAAATCTATTTGATGATTTAGAGAGTGAGTCCAATAGCGAGATGCAAATGGAAGAAAGGGAAGACACTGATGATCAATTAAGTGCGGTTTGGGAGCAGCAAAGCTTTGGACGCTATTCCGATCAATCCCGATTTGATTATCGCTTTCAGTTAGGAATGGTTTACAATTATTTCCACTTTTCCGATACCTCGCAATTCCCACCTGAAATTGATGTACAGTGGTCCAAGAAAGGGAGCACAGCTTTGGTCCTCTATATTGGTGCATCTTATAAAATCAATAGCAAGGTTTCGGTCTTTAGTGAATTGGGCTATAGTAGCTCTCAACTGGAGTACCAATCCGAATTTACAGATCCCTGGTTGGGAGAAACCTTTATTAATGGCAATGAGTACAGCTTTAGTCAGCTCGACCTCATCTTTGGCGCTCAGTATAGATTAGCTGATAAATGGCAATTAGCACTGGGTTTAGCCCCTTCTTTCACCCTTAAGTCCGAATCCATCAATTTCCAGGAAAACCTTGATGGGAGTCGTAATTATGGTAGCCTCCAGGATTTAAAGGAATCGGAATGGTTCCGCAGCACTCAATTTCGAATGCTCTTTGAAGTGGCTTATTTATGGCGATATATTGAAGTGTCTGATTATCCCATTTTGATTAGCCCCTATTTCCGTCCCATGCTCAGCGCGAGCTCTTACCGACGATCGGATGTAAGCATAGGACCCAATTGGGAACGCTTTTCAATAAGTCAGTTTCAGCTTGGGGTTCGAATATCTTATTAA
- a CDS encoding M14 family metallopeptidase, whose translation MRINLFLWVLIGWAGSLSAQLLPDKDTNEAWTYPELIEAYKELDQQYLNAQYLELGQTDCGRPLSLFLIQKEAFSEEQSLAQLAEGKLVTLINNGIHPGESCGMDASIMWANNMLALGGPDEGHLIAIIPVYNIGGSLQARPHTRANQNGPELQGFRGNARNLDLNRDFIKGDALNTFSFWALYQALKPHIFVDTHTSNGADYPYTLTLIASQQDKLAPSLAQLQQEKMLPYLYTEMAKSWPMVPYVNVFGRPPNDGYAAFLESPRYASGYTALFHSLGFITEAHMFKSYPQRVLSTYQFLQHLNSFSEAHRAEILLAFKEAQKWEKESLSFPVAWELDSTQVEQLDFNAFEYSYEPSELGAYRRLRYHRDQIEELKIPYYPHYKAVEEAYVPKYYVIPQAWREVISRLQYQNIEMRPLAQDTLMEVRSTYLQEWNHSDAPYEGHFRTEVEQVEVRTDSRLFYAGDYLVPGDQMHRYFLASVLSPKSVDSYLSWGFFDIIFQQKEYFSPYVFEDKAMEMLKHPLIKREYDQWMAEHQDLQGNPWAVLTFFYQRSEYYEMEHLRYPIAEIY comes from the coding sequence ATGAGGATTAATCTATTCCTTTGGGTACTGATAGGTTGGGCCGGATCGCTTTCAGCTCAGCTACTTCCGGATAAGGATACCAATGAAGCCTGGACCTATCCCGAGCTCATTGAAGCCTATAAGGAATTGGATCAGCAGTATCTAAATGCACAATATTTGGAATTGGGCCAAACGGACTGTGGTCGGCCCTTATCCTTATTTCTCATCCAAAAAGAAGCTTTTAGTGAGGAGCAATCTTTAGCTCAATTAGCAGAAGGAAAGTTAGTTACCCTTATTAATAATGGTATTCATCCGGGCGAAAGCTGCGGTATGGATGCTAGTATTATGTGGGCCAATAACATGCTGGCTCTAGGTGGTCCGGATGAAGGACATTTAATAGCTATAATACCGGTTTACAATATCGGCGGAAGCCTCCAAGCTCGGCCGCATACCCGCGCAAATCAAAATGGACCGGAGTTACAAGGCTTTAGGGGTAATGCCCGCAATCTAGATCTCAATCGCGATTTTATTAAAGGCGATGCCCTTAATACCTTTTCCTTTTGGGCTCTATATCAGGCCTTAAAGCCTCATATTTTTGTGGATACCCATACCAGTAATGGGGCAGACTATCCTTATACCCTCACGCTTATTGCTAGCCAACAAGATAAATTAGCACCTTCCTTGGCTCAATTGCAGCAAGAGAAAATGCTACCCTATCTCTATACAGAAATGGCCAAATCCTGGCCTATGGTTCCTTATGTGAATGTATTTGGTCGTCCGCCTAATGATGGTTATGCGGCCTTTTTAGAAAGTCCACGTTATGCTAGTGGATATACGGCCCTTTTCCATAGCCTCGGTTTTATTACCGAAGCCCATATGTTTAAATCCTATCCGCAAAGGGTGCTTTCTACCTATCAGTTCCTGCAGCACCTGAATAGCTTTAGTGAAGCGCATCGAGCAGAAATATTGTTAGCCTTTAAGGAGGCGCAAAAATGGGAAAAGGAGAGCCTGAGTTTTCCGGTGGCTTGGGAACTGGATAGTACTCAAGTAGAACAACTGGATTTTAATGCCTTTGAATACAGCTATGAGCCCAGCGAATTAGGTGCGTATCGCCGATTAAGATACCATCGGGATCAGATTGAGGAACTGAAGATTCCGTATTATCCCCATTATAAGGCAGTGGAAGAAGCTTATGTTCCAAAATATTATGTGATCCCTCAGGCCTGGCGCGAAGTTATAAGTCGATTGCAATACCAAAATATTGAGATGCGGCCCCTGGCCCAGGATACCTTGATGGAAGTCCGATCTACTTACCTTCAAGAGTGGAATCATTCCGATGCACCTTATGAGGGGCATTTTCGCACCGAGGTAGAACAAGTAGAGGTGCGTACCGATAGTCGTCTTTTTTATGCCGGGGATTATTTGGTACCCGGTGATCAGATGCATCGGTATTTCTTAGCCTCTGTTCTAAGTCCAAAGTCGGTAGACTCTTATTTATCCTGGGGTTTCTTTGATATCATCTTCCAGCAAAAGGAATATTTTTCGCCTTATGTTTTTGAAGATAAGGCCATGGAAATGCTGAAACACCCTCTGATTAAAAGGGAATATGATCAATGGATGGCAGAGCATCAAGATTTGCAGGGCAATCCATGGGCAGTCTTGACCTTCTTCTACCAGCGCAGTGAATACTATGAAATGGAACACCTGCGCTATCCCATTGCAGAGATTTATTGA